TTTCAGCACTAGGTGTGGTCGGTGGATGTAACATTCAATTAGCTTTAGATCCAAAAAGCAAGCAATACTATGTGATTGAAGTTAATCCACGGGTCAGCAGATCATCTGCTCTAGCATCAAAGGCTACTGGTTATCCAATTGCAAAAATCGCTGCAAAGCTTGCAGTTGGTTACACACTAGAAGAATTAAAAAATCCATTAACAATGAGCACATATGCAAGCTTTGAACCAGCGCTTGATTATGTTGTTGTTAAATTCCCAAGATGGCCGTTTGATAAGTTTAACAAAGCGGACCGTAAGCTTGGTACGAAAATGAAAGCAACCGGCGAGGTTATGGCCATTGAACGTAATCTTGAGGCTGCTCTTCAAAAAGCTTGTGATTCATTAGAATTAGATAACATCGGAACACATCTTCCGGAGTTAGTGACATTATCAACTGATGAAATCATTAACTTAATGAAAAAGACTGATGATCGTAGATTTTTTGCTGTAATGGAGCTGATTAGAAGAGGAACTACAATTGAGGAAATTCACGAAATGACAGAAATGGATCTTTATTTCCTTTCATCTTTCAAGAAGATTGTTGATCTTGAGAACCAGCTTAAAGGAAAGTCTCTTGAAACACTAGGAGCTGATTTAATAGCTGAAGTAAAAGAAAAAGGATTCTCAGACCGTACAATCGCATCACTCTTAAATTCTCCTGAAGCAAATGTTCGCAAGCTTCGTCTTGAAGCAGGAGTGAAGGCTTCTTATAAATATGTTGATACATGTGCAGCAGAATTTGAAGCACGTACGAACTATTTTTACTCCACGTATTTTGGAGAAAACGAACAGCCTGAACTGTCAGACAAGAAAAAAATCTTAATTATCGGTTCCGGTCCAATTCGTATCGGTCAAGGAATCGAATTTGATTATAGCGCAGTACATGGAATTAAGGCTCTTAAGCAATTAGGTTATGAAGCAGTCATGATCAATAATAACCCAGAAACAGTAAGTACAGATTTTGAAACAGCTGATCGCCTGTACTTTGAACCAATAACCCTTGAGCACGTGTTAAACATTGTGGATTCAGAAGGAATCGATTCTGTTATTGTTCAATATGGTGGGCAAACAGCGATTAACCTTGCTGAACAGTTAGAAACGGCAGGAGTTCAATTATTGGGTACTGACACGGAAACTCTTGATTGGTTAGAGGATCGTGATAAGTTTTATCAAATATTAGATAGCTTATCCATTCCACATGCTGCTGGTTTAACAGCAAACAATGCAGAAGAAGCATTAAAGGGCGCTAGTGAAATTGGCTTCCCACTTTTATTAAGACCTTCTTATGTTATTGGTGGAAAAGGAATGGTTGTTGTTCATAACGAAGCAACACTAGCTAAGCTTCTTTCGGAAAATACAAATATGATTTATCCCGTATTGATCGATCAATTTGTTCAAGGCCTTGAAGGTGAAATAGACCTGATTTCTGACGGTGAAGAAGCATTTATTCCAACTTATATTGAGCATGTTGAGCCAGCGGGCGTTCACTCAGGTGACAGCTTAGCCATTTTACCATCTCAAAATTTAACAGATGAAAATAAACAGGTGATTGCTGATTACGCTAATGCCTTAGTGAGAAAGCTTAACTATCGCGGCATTATGAACATTCAATTTTTAGTAAATGGTGAAAACATTTACGTGCTTGAAGTAAACCCGCGTGCAAGCAGAACTGCACCAGTTATAAGCAAAGTAACAGGTATTCCAGTAATTAAGCATGCAACACATTTATTATGTGGAAAAAAACTAAAAGATCTGCAAATTCAATCATCAGAACAGTCGAATATGGTGGCTGTTAAGTACCCAGTCTTCTCAAGTCATGCTCTTCATGATGTTGATATCACATTAGGACCGGAAATGAAGGCAACTGGTGAAGGAATGTGTGTGGGCAAAGATTTAAAGAGTGTTTACCGTAAAATTTTCAAAAAAGAGCTAGAAAATGTGACAAGTGTTTACTTTGATATAGAAAATGAAAAGGCAATTAAGATTGCAAAAGAAGCAGGTCTTAACGTAGTAACAAGTGATTATCAAACATGGGTTGAGGGAGAAAAAGGGATTTTTGTATCCCTTGTTGATAGTGAAGAAGCAAAGCTAGAACGACAGCAAGCTTTAGAAAAAGGAATGATTCTATTTACAAACCTTGCTACGTACTATGCTTGTATTGATAGCCTCTTTGCATTGGATGAGGATGTATCTTCTATTCAACAACTCACGAAGCCATTAGTAAAGAACTCATAAAGAGCAAGTAGAAATGAAAGGAAGTGGGCAAGAGTGAGTTTAAAGCTTAAAGAAAAAACGATACAAAAAAGAGATTTTTTAACTTTACTTGATTATAGCCAGCAGGAAATTCTAGACTTAATTGAAGATGCTTTTAAGTTAGAAGAAAATCCGCTTCAGCCAGTGTTACAAGGAAAAACACTTGCGATGATTTTTGAGAAATCGTCAACAAGAACTCGTGTTTCGTTTGAAACAGGAATGCTTCAATTAGGAGGTCATGCTTTATTCTTAAGCAGCCAAGACCTTCAACTTGGAAGAGGAGAGCCTGTATCAGACACAGCTAAAGTACTGTCTGGATATGTTGATGCTATTATGATTCGTACATTTGGTCATGATAAAATTGAAGAACTAGCTAAGCACGCAAGCATTCCAGTTATCAATGGATTAACAGACCTTTTCCATCCTTGTCAGGCACTTGCTGATTTAAAAACGATTTACCGTCTGAAAGAGAAATTCGTTGGCGTGAAAACAGCTTACTTAGGTGATGGAAACAATGTTGCACATTCTCTTATGATTGCTGCTGCAAAAGTGGGAATGGACTTTTCCCTAGGTTGTCCAAAAGGATATGAACCAAACCAAGATGTAGTGGAAAAAGCTCAGGCACTTGCTGCTGAGACAGGTGCAAAAATCACGATCACAAATGACCCGATTGAAGCGGTGAAAGATGCCGATATCATATATACAGATGTATGGGCGAGCATGGGGCAAGAAAGTGAACAACAAGAGCGTCTTGTTGCATTTAAAGACTTCCAAGTAAATGATGAACTCGTAAAGCATGCAAAGAAAGACTACAACTTCCTGCACTGCTTACCAGCACATCGGGAAGAAGAAGTAACAGCATCCATTATCGACGGCGAGCATTCAGCTGTATTCGAACAAGCAGAAAACCGTCTGCATGTTCAAAAAGCGTTGTTGGTGAAATTGTTGGGGTAATACTTATATACGAAAGGCGTGTTGACTGATCTTAGTTAACACGCCTTTTTTGGGTGATGTTAGATGTTTGAGATGGATTGAGATGGTTGAGGAGTAGAGGAGATACTAATGTACTTGGACGATTGTAAACTAATGTTGTTCGAATTAAGACAAGAAAATGGAGTGAGAAGAGGGAGAAGTCCCGATACTGGGGGAATCGAGACAAGGAAAGTGAGAGAGAAGAGGGAGAAGTCCCGATACTGGGTGAATCGGGACAGGAAAGTTGAGTGAGGAGACGGAGCAGTCTCGATACTGGGTGAATCGGGACAGGAAAGGTGAGAGAGTAGAGGGAGCGGTCTCGATACTGGGTGAATCGGGACAGGAAAGTTGAGAGAGCAGACGGAGCAGTCTCGATACTGTGAGAATCGGGACAGGAAAGTTGAGAGAGTAGGGGAAGGAGTCTCGATACTGGGTGAATTGAGACAGGAAAGTTGAGAGAGCAGGGGAAGGAGTCCCGATACTGTGAGAATCGGGACAGGAAAGGTGAGAGAGTAGGGGAAGGAGTCTCGATACTGGGTGAATCGAGACAGGAAAGTTGAGAGAGCAGGGGAAGGAGTCCCGATACTGGGTGAATCGGGACAGGAAAGTTGAGAGAGCAGAGGAAGGAGTCCCGATACTGGGTGAATCGAGACAAGAAAGTTGAGAGAGTAGAGGGAGCGGTCTCGATACTGGGAGAATCGGGACAGGAAAGTTGAGAGAGCAGAAGGAGCAGTCTCGATACTGGGTGAATCGGGACAGGGAAAGTGAGAGAGCAGGGGAAGGAGTCCCGATACTGGGTGAATCGGGACAGGGAAAGTGATCGAGTAGAGGGAGGAGTCTCGATACTGGGTGAATCGAGACAGGGAAAGTGAGAGAGTAGAGGGAGCAGTCCCGATACTGGGTGAATCGGGACAGGAAGGTTGAGAGAGTAGAGGGAGCAGTCCCGATACTGGGAGAATCGGGACAGGAAAGTTGAGAGAGGAGAGGAAGGAGTCCCGATACTTGTAAATGTCAAGCTAACGATGTACAATTTTGATCATTTAAGAATGTACAAAATTAATCATCATCTTCTTTTGCTAAGTGATCTTTAATTCTGTAAGAAGGACCAACAATGTTGACGACCGTTGCGTGGTGTAAAACACGATCTAATATTGCATTTGCTAATTTAGTATCCTGGAACACCGCATCCCACTCTTTAAAGCTAATATTTGTAGTTTAAAATTGTACTTTTCTTTTCATATCTCAAATCAATTAGCTGAAAGAATAATTTGGCATCTTCTCTGTCAATTGGAAGGTAACCAATTTCATCAATAATTAGTAACTTATATTTTCCATAGTGTTTTAATCGAGACTCTAAGCGATTCTCTAGCTTTGCCTTTTTCAAGTTTAAAATAAGTTCATTACATTTAATAAAATAGGTACTCGTTCGTTTTTTGGCTGCAGCGATCCCTATGGAAGTAGCTAAGTGGGTTTTACCAACACCACTCGTTCCCA
This Metabacillus endolithicus DNA region includes the following protein-coding sequences:
- the argF gene encoding ornithine carbamoyltransferase codes for the protein MSLKLKEKTIQKRDFLTLLDYSQQEILDLIEDAFKLEENPLQPVLQGKTLAMIFEKSSTRTRVSFETGMLQLGGHALFLSSQDLQLGRGEPVSDTAKVLSGYVDAIMIRTFGHDKIEELAKHASIPVINGLTDLFHPCQALADLKTIYRLKEKFVGVKTAYLGDGNNVAHSLMIAAAKVGMDFSLGCPKGYEPNQDVVEKAQALAAETGAKITITNDPIEAVKDADIIYTDVWASMGQESEQQERLVAFKDFQVNDELVKHAKKDYNFLHCLPAHREEEVTASIIDGEHSAVFEQAENRLHVQKALLVKLLG